In the genome of Candidatus Omnitrophota bacterium, the window CATCACCGCGAGCGTTGAGGCGGGCGGATTGGCCGGCGGAGCGACGTCAAAACAGTTGCAACGCCTGCGGAAGTATGGGCACAATATGGGGCTGGCATTTCAACTGATCGATGACGTCCACGATCAGGATGGGCTGGCTCGCGCCATGGGGATGGGGCCGGCCCTCCGCCAGGCCCACCGCGCCATCGACGGCGCGGTGTGTTGCCTTGAGCCGTTTGGTACTCGGGCGGACGGGCTCCGTGATCTCGCGTTATGGCTGGCTTCCACCGCATAACAACCGTTTCAAGTTCCAGGTTTCAGGTTTCACGTTGACGCTGAACCTGAAACTTGAAACATGAAACCTGAAACATTCGATGGGTGTGCTCGAGACGATTGATCGGCCGGCGGATGTGAAGGCGCTCGCCGCGCCCCAGCTCCTCCGGCTCGCGCAGGAGATCCGCGCCACATTGATCGCGACGGTGGCCGAGCTCGGCGGCCATCTCGCCTCCAGCCTCGGCGCCGTGGAGTTGTGCCTCGCCCTGCATTACGTCTTCGAGGCGCCCGATGACCAGCTCGTCTGGGATATGGGGTATCAGGCGTTTGCCCATAAGCTGATCACCGGGCGCCGCAGCCGCTTCAACACGCTCAAACAGTTCGGCGGCCTCTCCGGATTCAACAATAAAGAGGAAAGCCCCTACGATCTGTTTACGACCGGGCATGGCGGCACCGCGCTGTCGACGGCGATGGGGCTGGCGATGGCGCGCGATCAGGTCAAGGGCAGCCGCCAGGTCATCGCGATCATCGGCGATGCGAGCTTAGGCGAAGGGATGGCGTTGGAAGCCCTGAACTATATCGGGCATGCCAAACCGAATCTCCTGGTGATTCTCAACGATAATCGCATGTCGATCGCCAAGCCGGTGGGGGGCTTAAGCCGCTACCTGAACCGCCTGATCACGAATCCCACCTACAATCGGCTGCGGCTCGACCTGAAGGAGATGGTCCAGCGTTTGCCGCATGGCGTCGCACTGGTGCGGCTGGGCGATAAGATTGAGGAATCCCTTAAAGGGATGCTCGTCCCCGGCGTCGTCTTTGAAGAGCTCGGCTTTCGCTATATCGGGCCCATTGACGGCCACAATCTTCCGGAGCTGATCCGCACCCTGCGGAATGTCAAGCGGATCCGCGGGCCGATTCTGCTGCATGTCTCGACGCTGAAGGGCAAGGGGTACCGGTTTGCCGAAGAGGATCCGGAGCGGTTTCACAAGACCGAGCCGTTTGACATTGCCACAGGACAACCAAGAGATGCTCAGGGCTCAGGGCTCAGGGCTCAGGGCAAAAACGCACGGCCCGCAGCCCGGAGCCCCGAGCCCCCAGCAACGTTTACCGAGGCCTTCAGCGATTCGCTCGTCCGTCTTGGCGAGGCGAACAAGCGGTTGGTGGCGATCACCGCGGCGATGCCTGAGGGAACCGGTGTCGCAGCATTCGCGAAGCGCTTCCCGGGGCGCTGTGTCGATGTCGGCATGGCCGAGCAGCACGCCGTCGGATTGGCGGCGGGCTTAGCGCGCGGCGGGGCCCGGCCGGTCGTGGCCATCTACTCCACGTTCATGCAGCGCGCGTTTGATCAAATCATGCATGAGATGTGCCTGCAGAACCTTCCAGTCACCCTCGCCCTGGATCGCGCCGGCCTGGTTGGGGAAGACGGGCCCACGCATCATGGCGTCTTCGATCTCGCGTATCTTCGGGTGCTGCCCAACATCGCGGTGCTGTCGCCGAAAGATCCGGCGGAGTTATCACTGATGCTGCAGTGGTCGCTGCAGCAGGATCAGCCGGTGGCGATCCGCTACAGCCGCGGAGGGATCACCTGCGGGGAGCCGCTCGGCCGCCCGGGCAAGCTC includes:
- a CDS encoding 1-deoxy-D-xylulose-5-phosphate synthase, with product MGVLETIDRPADVKALAAPQLLRLAQEIRATLIATVAELGGHLASSLGAVELCLALHYVFEAPDDQLVWDMGYQAFAHKLITGRRSRFNTLKQFGGLSGFNNKEESPYDLFTTGHGGTALSTAMGLAMARDQVKGSRQVIAIIGDASLGEGMALEALNYIGHAKPNLLVILNDNRMSIAKPVGGLSRYLNRLITNPTYNRLRLDLKEMVQRLPHGVALVRLGDKIEESLKGMLVPGVVFEELGFRYIGPIDGHNLPELIRTLRNVKRIRGPILLHVSTLKGKGYRFAEEDPERFHKTEPFDIATGQPRDAQGSGLRAQGKNARPAARSPEPPATFTEAFSDSLVRLGEANKRLVAITAAMPEGTGVAAFAKRFPGRCVDVGMAEQHAVGLAAGLARGGARPVVAIYSTFMQRAFDQIMHEMCLQNLPVTLALDRAGLVGEDGPTHHGVFDLAYLRVLPNIAVLSPKDPAELSLMLQWSLQQDQPVAIRYSRGGITCGEPLGRPGKLLLGKSEPLRQGKELVLLALGSMVYPALEVARRLGEEGIDASVINARFIKPLDAAMVKHAAQIGRLVTLEEAQIAGGFGSAVSEALDALQASAIPHLRIGLPDGFVEHGKRHELLRQCGLDPHSLTVRIKAWHRTLAPTPDSLLPESSLT